Below is a window of Malus domestica chromosome 13, GDT2T_hap1 DNA.
AAGCAGTTATCACTTTGAATTTCGAAAACGAATCAGGAATTAAATGTCCCATCTTGACAATGGTCAATGGTTAATCTTCCAATTCCATACCAGTTTGAAGCTTTTGCGCTCAACTGATTTACTCGCTGGTTGCATTGTTATATTCTGGCTAACTCTGGGCTCGTACCTCTATCTCGTTGCCTTTTTGCAAGAAGGTGAACGTCTAAAGGAGCTACCTAAGATCACTGTTAAATTTTTTCTTCATGCTAGTGGAAACATTGCCGCAAAATTTCCTTATGACCAGGTATTCCTTTCTGTAAAGAATGTTCCTTCACAACACTTGTCAAACTCTTTGTTTTCTTATCAATTAGATTCCATGTTGCACCAGGCGGTAGTAGGTGCTGTTCGCAAGATCCCCAAAGCCACATGGTACGCTAAAGAAAGGTATCCCTACTCAACTCTCCATCCTACCCAAAGCCACTTCCAAAATGCATTATGCTTTTTCTTCATATCTTCTATGGACTTTTGAAAAACATGGGCATGTTATGGGATGGAGCCCCAGCCAGATGTAATAGTGTTGAATCTGCAGATTATGGATGTTCCCTATACCTTCTTTGTCTTCTGCTGAGAAGGTTCTTCATGAGACATCTGGTGTTAACATTGAGGTGATAACTTTTGCTCTTTTTCAGTTTTTACTCAGGTGTTACATGATGGTTCAGTTTAAATTGGAACGTTTTGATGTATACAGTGTTACCATTTGTGTTTGAAGTTCAGCAAATCGGGATgttttttcatttcatttcatcatTTGATACTTTTTTGCAAATTGTTTCAGGTAGAGAACTTAGATCCCTTAGTTCACCGTGCTATTGCTGCTGCCTCTGTTGTTCCAGACCTTCGAggtaaagggtgattatgctaGTATTTGTGAAGTTCAGTTTGTGCATAATTGATATGTTGGTATGAATTGTCTTTTCCTCTTCCAGACAGTTTTCTGTTTTTGCATAATTCTCTGGTTGATTGAATAAGACCTGTAACATGTaaattagaaaaagaaagatagtTGACAATTCTGACTCCTATATGTTAGAGGGTAAGCTCATGAAAGAGCAAATATTGGTCTCACTTATGGTATTGTATGTCTTGCTCTGTTTTAGAGTGACAGGGTCTGTAcatctttcatttattttctttctaacTTTTGCatgatatttttttgtttgttcttttttttggtGTCTTCCCTGTCCAGACCAATACGATAGGATACCTAGATGTATTGAATCAAAGCTCTTGGCATTTCAGCGAGAAGGTGTTAGGTATATTGTAAATCTGAAGAATCTCCTTATGTTGTGGATATTTATATTGTCTTTTTCTTACGTATCATTTTAAACTTTATCAGTATTGTTTTTCCAGGTTTATCTTGCAGCACGGGGGGCGTGCTCTCCTGGCAGATGAAATGGGATTGGGAAAGACTTTACAGGCAATAAATTCTTCATGCTTACTCTTTCTGTACCTTCAATGATAAACAGTTACATACAACCAATCCGGCATTTGAAAGTACTTTGTACTTATGTACAAGTTTTCCTGGTCGTTTTCCCTTGACAAGAAGCTCTTAAATCTGATGGATTTTTAACTTTGTAGAACTATGTATTATGGTACAGTAAGAACGCTAAAATAGGACAACATAGGTAGGCGCTTCCTATGACTATATGGGTTATAGCCTGCAAATGTCAGAAACTTTGGTAATCAGAAGTTTGGAGGACAAATGAAAAATACTTAATTTTGCTATAGGTTCAAGGAAACTAGAgagataaagaagaaaaaaagtgagTAGAAGATAGGGGAGAAAGTTTAGACAGAAATATCAGTGGGATCTTTGGAGGACATTGCAAATTGCGTGCTGTCTATGATTATGGTGAGTTGCAGATGCCAGATTTTTTGAGAAACCAAAAGAACTTTGGGTTGAATTCATACATCAAATCCAATTCCAGAATTGTTGGTATAATGTGGTGCCAATATGATGGAGTTCCCTCTTGCACAGTTGTAGGGTGATTTATAATGCTTCCATAGGATTGGAGATTATTTGCAAAACCATTCCCAATTTCAGCCTTAGATGGATACCTTATACATTTTGTTTTCAGGCTATTGCTGTTGCATCTTGTGTTCGTGACTGTTGGCCTGTTCTtataatcacaccatcttcCTTGCGTTTACAGTGGGCCTCTGTAAGTGCGGTATTGAATTCTGTTAGTAAGAAGGTTGATCTTGCCAAAAATAAtgtacttttctttctttcttgcagATGATTCAACAATGGTTAAACATCCCTTCATCAGATATACTTGTATGTTATTCACTTTTCTTGTCTAAATATTCTGGTCACTTTTTGTTTATGCAGCTTGAATATTGAACAGATTTGTCTGTGGTCTGATGCCTTGTTagttattgtaaactatgtattTGAATTCTTTTTCCACTAGGTTGTTTTGACTCAATGCGGTGGGACAAACAAAAGCGGGTTTACAATTGTATCCTCAAACGCCAAGGGGACCATTCATCTTGATGGCCTATTCAACATCATCTCCTATGATGTAGTACCTAAAATTCAGAATCTACTAATGGCATCAGAGTTTAAGGTGAGGATTAAAACACTCAGTGTAATGTTCTTTTTACTTTCTATAATTAAATAACTCAATCTTATATCTTAGACCATCAGCTGTATCAGAATACAGAGTATGTTGCCCTACAGATCCTACACCTCTGTTTTTTGGGTGGTTTTACAGCACTTAATATTAGAAATAATGATGTCTATTAGGCCGAATATGATTCAGTGTGCAAAGCACTAAAGCTGAAGAACATGTGAAAGAATGAGTACACGCTGATACGCCTTtaatttctttagttatttttcaAAGAGTTCATAATTATAGATTGATTACCTTTTAGAGATGCTTGTTATTTACCATTCAACTCTATGTTACCTAAAACACAAGTCTGTGGTACACTTGATTACATGGAACCATGTGCTACACTTGTAAAGGTAGAATGTGAATGAAAATCTTAAACTATTTCCTTTTTGTCTGCAATGATGCGTGTTCTTCACATTTCTAACAGACCTAATGATAGAAGAGTTTGGTGTTTTCCTTGATACTTTTAGAAGGAATTAAGATATTTATGTTAGGATCAAGGTATATACTCTAGTTTTCATATTGGAACTTTAACACTATATAAAATTTTCTTTAGAAACAATTCGAGCCTCTTTTAAATTGATAAATAGTGTCTTGCTGGTCTTCTTTTTTTCTGTTTCCCGCTTCTTTCATATGCTGCTCCCTTTGATATGTTCTTAATTTCTTGTTCAGGTTGTGATTGCAGATGAGTCACACTTTTTGAAAAATGCTCAAGCAAAGAGGACAAGTGCCTCCCTTCCTGTCATAAAGGTCATTCTCTCTTGTGAACTGATGACTAGCTTTACAACTGCTAACTTTTTTCTCATTCCATTCTTGTAGTACCTGCCTTAGAGGGACCATTTGCATACATGTATGAGGTGTACGTTAGTAAGATATTTTTCTGTGGCTTTCTACCTTGAGTAGTAACAGTGATGTACCATTGTCATTTCTTCTCAACTATGATAATAAAAGTAGTGAACCTCACAGGCTGGTTCAGTGAATGAAGttgatgaaaatattggaaacaATTTCAACACGTATCAATTTAAATTTGCGTCAAGTCATAAATGAAAGTTTGATGTTTATGCCTATTCTGGTAGAAATATATAGAGAGGAGTAAAGGCTCAGGAAACTGCTTATTGAAAGTATTGAGTTTTTTCTCCTTGACCCGTTTTGGTCAATAATGCAATGGGTTATTGAACGTATTgatctcaatctctctctgtAATATTTTGAACAATTTCAGAGGGCTCAGTACGCAATATTGCTGAGTGGAACTCCTGCTTTGTCCCGACCAATTGAACTATTTAAGCAGGTATTTCAAAACTCTAGTTAAGAAGCTGCATAAATGTAAGTATCTTTATCTAGATTTTAATAATTTGTTTATTAATTTCTCTGAATTTTAACAGCTTGAAGCCTTGTATCCTGATGTATACAAAAGTGTTCACGAATATGGTAATCGATATTGCAAGGGCGTAAGTCACTATTTCTTATCCTGAAGATGTTCTATCAGGTCATGAGAGATTTGTTCCTTACTGGTTTGGAATTTCAGGGAACGTTTGGATTGTATCAAGGTGCATGTAACCATGAAGAATTGCATAATTTGATGAAGGCAACAGTGATGATTCGCAGACTAAAAAATGATGTTCTTTCTGAGCTTCCTGTGAAGCGTAGGCAACAGGTCAGTGTCTGTGTGCTTTTCCCAATCTGCGTTTTGACCCGTGGGATGGCCTTGGTAGTTACAATCAGTGATATTTACcctccccccaccccccacccctctgtcttctctcttctcttgcTGATCTCAGGTCtttttggatttggccgaaaaggACATGAAACAAATCAATGCTTTCTTCCGGGAGGTAATCCAAGTCTCGTTAATGAAGTTGATAAGTTGAGAATAAGTAGCTATTGCCCTCTTGGAGTTCCAACTAGCTGAAGTCCGTTCACGTTTTGTTGTGCTGTTATCTTATATGAAACcttttaatttcctttttccCCATATTTTATTAGTTGTATGATTTCTTTGCTGTGGCACCATGGTTATACATTATTTATGTGCCTTGTAAAGTTTAATTGATATAAGGAAAATTATAATAGAGCGTTGCTGCTGTTTATCTCCTTTTTTGTAGTTGGAAGTGGTGAAAGGGAAAATTAAGGCCTGCCAATCCAAAGAAGAGGTTGATTCACTGAAGTTTACTGAGAAGAATCTCATGAATAAGGTATTCATGCATTACGCTTGCAGTGTAGGGCACATGGGGCAAAGATAGTTCCTTTCTTATGCTGAAAATGCTGAAATAGTCATGCCATTTCTTCTTGTAGTTTTTCTTTTACAATTGGATAGCTTAATTTGAACCCTTTAACTTCCTCATTTGTCCTCCAGATATATACGGATTCTGCTGAGGCTAAGATCCCCACAGTTTTGGATTACCTGGGAACTGTCATGGAGGTACTTCACCCTATATTATATCCTTCTCTCTGTCTTTAGTTATATTTTTCTAAGGTGCTTTTGTTTCCTTATCATTAGTTTAGTCTGAATGTTTTCCTTTTCAGAGTTTTAAATGTTCTTATATAATGGTTCTTGCAGGCAGGCTGCAAGTTTCTTGTATTTGCACACCATCAGTCCATGATTGATTCGATATATCAGTTTCTTCTGGTAAGGCCACATGAATTCAAAATTTCCTCTAAGATTGGCCAATTTCTTATAAGAACTTCCAATTttccagaaaaagaaagtgGGTTGCATTCGAATTGATGGAAGTATCCCTACTGTAGCGAGGCAAGCTTATGTTacagaatttcaagaaaaagaTTCTATCAAGGCAGCAGTGGTATGGTAGTTTGCTTcatttatttactttgtttttctgTGTAACCTTACTGAGTTCTTTTGTCGTttgaaaattgttaaaaaaataaaataaaataaaataaactgaaAATTTGGAGTGCTACAACTCAGGTTGTTCTGTGATATATGTCTAATGTTTGTCATTAAATATCACCGTGCAGCTCTCTATCAAAGCTGGAGGCGTTGGATTAACATTGACAGCTGCAAGCACTGTTATTTTCGCAGAACTGTCATGGACTCCTGGCGATCTAATTCAAGCTGAAGATCGTGCTCATAGAATTGGCCAGGTAAAGTTTGTGATTCTGAAGAACTCTTtgcattaatttaaaaatattctcTTCGACAGTTCCATGTTTCCAAGGGTGATTGGTGTTGGGCTGACCTAAGCCTATTCTTAATTTGTTATACACGAACAGCAAACATTTGATGCATTTATGCATTTCCTTGATGTGTTTTGTTcatgtttttaggtgtcttcGGTCAATATATATTACCTTCTAGCAAATGACACGGTTGATGACATTATATGGTATGATTTTACACAATTCTCTACTTTCCAAATAGTTTGATGATTTTTGTATCTCTAACACTCTTCATCTTCAGGGATGTTGTTCAGAGCAAGTTGGAAAATCTCGGACAGGTAATTTCGATCCCTTCTTGGGGAGCGTCTTAAATATAGTAAACGTTGCACATACTTGCACAGACCTGACACATTACTGAGCTCTAATTCATCTTCTGTATTCCTTCTTGGGggcaaaaaggaaaagaaacttagtttttttttagagTAAACTGAATTCTGGTTTTTGGACAATCAGATGCTCGATGGCCACGAGAATACCATGGAAGTTGCAGCCAGCCAGCCACGAAGCAGCCCTGCAAAGCAAAAACTTGCATTCAGCCAGCCGGGAAGCAGCCCTTCAAAGCAGAAAACACCCGACTCTTACATGAAGCGTTGTAACAGCAGGGAAGACCCCGAAAATCAGCCCAAGTTCAAAAACCCAAGGCACTGAATGAAGACTACCAAATGGTAATTTTGCCAGTTTGAAATGCGTTTAGAGCACAATATTGAAGCTAAACTAGTGATGtgaatggtgaatggtgatCTTACCGTGTCAGGTTAATGCAACCGTATAGTTATGTAGATGCTGCCGGAGTTGCATACAAGATTGTTTCGACACGCATGCAATCTATCGAGGTCCATCGGATCGCCCCCCTCAAACTCTTCTTAAAAATAGGAGCGTTTTTATACAATACACCGGTGTACTCTTCATTCATTCGGTGCATGCCATATACTGTAGAATACTAGAATTTTCGTAGACCGGGACCTCTGAGTAAAATTCAAGCATGTGCACCCAAGGGAAAGTGCTCGCAAGTCACATCACCCTAGGTAAGGGTGGCTTTTTTCAGGAAAGAAGCGTTCAGTGGAAAGTTATTCAGTTTAGCAAGCCTAAAAGGCACCATTGTTCGAAAAAGAACGAGAAGGAACTCATGCCCACATTCTAACTGTATACTGCAAGTATCGTATTAACTACAGGCGGAGACGGTACGCCgtggaacaaaacaatttttgaGTAATTTAAAATTCATTCCTCAAGGCAAATAGGAATGTAAAAGTATTAGCCCAACGATGTGGGGGTTAACTAAACAGCATAATTTGAAAAAAACAGGTGGTCTAGTAACTCCTGCCCCAGTAGGTCCACTTCTTCGCAGGTTTTCCAGAGGCAAAACAAAGTGTCCCTGCACAGAAGTCgcattttcaatttccaaaCACTTTGAGGCACTACTTTGTAACGAATGCACCTGCTGACCATAAACTAAACATGCTGTGAAGCTTCGTATGCAAATTAAAAACGTACCTTCAGGAAGTTCGGGCTGCTCAAATGGGGTGCACAGCGACTTGGCTGCTCCGATTTCACCCTTTGTTCGTTTTTTCACTTCCTCTTCTACTGCCTGGTAAATGTGAAGGAAACGGTGAAAGGAAAGACGATGACAGAAAAATTAAAAGGTTTGTAAAAAAGAAACATGAGTAGTACCAAACACAAATCACAACATAATTAtttaacaaacaacaaaacTGAGTGCTGATCTAAGAACCCAAACAGGCAAGAACTTAATATGAGAGATTGATACCCATCATgttataaaaacacaaaatcgTAAGTGACAGTGATTAAGTACCAGATGCTAGATCGTAATATAAGTGAGTGATTACAGTACCTGTTCATCACACCAAGGAGCCAAgatcattttcttttggtttagaGCTTCCATAAATTCTTCCCATGTCTTTGCAACCTTGATAGAAGCATCTCGTTTTTCCTTTGCAACATTGAACAGATTTTCGTGAATTTTCACCAAGATGTCTTGTACTTGCTCAACCAAGTTGCTCACAGGAATGTCCTCCTTTGCTGAATTGTCACGGCGGACAACGCGTACCTAAACCAAGCAAACACTATTCAATCCTTCAAGAGAATCACCAATGATTTTGACAGGAAAACAGGATTACAAACAACAGTTTTAACACAAGCATCTTCATAATTGCAAATTCATAAGGTAAGGAACAGGTTAACATTTCATACATCGGCTCCCATTTTAATCCTTGAAGGTAAGGAACAGGCCAACTAATGTTTGCTTGTCTCCCATTTTAATCCTTGAAGGTAAGGAACAGGCTAACTAATGTTTGCTTGTCCACACACCAGACAGGTCCAGGCCCTAATATTACCAGGAAAAGATGCATCTTTACTTAACATGTCATACTCGAATATACAAGACTTGCCCAAGACCTGATATGCCAGTATTTTACCCAACCTGCCTTTTAGCAGCTTACATTTCATGATGAGGCCAGAAATAAAACCATGAGATCTGTGCTAAACAGGTCCCTGGGCCTAATGACAAGCTTACTCAACAGGACAAAAAGACCAGAAGCAAATATGAGCAACTAGGTGGAAAATCGAATTAAATGGAAGAACAGCCTCACTTGATTTTTTTCCAGATCCTTTGGTCCGATTTCAATCCTTAGAGGAACACCTTTCATTTCCCAATGTGAATACTTCCAACCAGGAGTTTGGTTGTCACTTATATCTGCCTCAGCGCGAATACCAGCTTTAGTCAAGGTATCCACAGTTTTCGAGCAGGCATCATATATCTCTTCCATAGGAGTATTCTTGTAAGGCACTGGAACCACAATAGCCTGAATAGCTGCTACTTTAGGTGGTAATACCAAGCCTTTATCATCTCCATGCACCATCACCATCACTCCAATCTAAACAAAATACCAATAATGATAAGAAcactaataaaaaacaaaaagattatGTGGATGGTAATAGCAACAATGGGGTGACAtcatagaaaaaaaattggcaTTTTGTGGTGGAAGTAGTAAACATTATGCATTGTCTCTAAGTTAAACTTTATGAACCAGCAAAGACATATTACCCTATGCACCAGAAAGAGAAACACGGCCTAAGGTACTGAACAATATTAACATGGACAATGCACCTACCTATGTGGAATGTTCAATAGTCTCAGACTTgcttcaacataaaaataaatcgCAAAAAATATAGATATTGATATGGTATGACCAAAAACGTTCTTGATGCATGGCATGCATAATTGAtttcaagaaaaaagaaaaattgctcTTGTATAGAATGGACTTTGAATGAAACTTTAACacagaagagagaagaaagcaAAGCTACCGTTCGAGTGCTATATGCCCAAGAGTTTTGCCAAACCATGCCCTTTTCTCtgttttcattttcaaaattaatCTCAAACATTTTGGCAAAATTTTGACCCAAACAATGTGAGGTGGCACCTTGTACGCCGCGTCCTGTATTTGGAATAAAAGCctgcatgcatgaattaatatccTCAGGCTCACCATAGAGAGGCATAAGAAGTAAGATCAAattatacatataaatatacataaagAACATATCAAGTACCTCCACGCTAGTAGTATAAAGACCACCAGCAAATTTCTCATTCTCACTCTTTTTTCCCTTCACAACTGGAACTGCCATATACTCCTCGTATATCCTCCGGTACAGTTCCAATATCTCAAGGACCTAAAATCAGGATGTATAATAAAAAAGCAATCTTCAAGGAAAGGTGAGAACGGTTGAGAATAAAACTCAGCACGGTAAAAATGCAACTCTTATCCTAAAAGTGTGATTAGCAACATAATAAGCACAGAAAGGGGAAACAGCAATTTAAGTGGCTCGTTACCTCTACATCTGCCTCTGCCTTTGTTGCAAAAGCTGTATGGCCTTCTTGCCAAAGAAACTCCCGACTCCTAAGATCATATGAAGAAAAACCAAATTGAACAAACTTACAAAAGAGAGAGTTCAAAGAAAATGATCCTCTGACATAGAAATAGAGGGCAATTAAAAACCCTGACTAAATATGCAAGCAAACACTAAGCAAGAACTGAACTTGAAATCTATGGGAACAGAACGGAACGAACAAACAAAAAGGTTTTGACTCATCGCACTATTGTCAATACCACAAAAACACTACAGACAGTATTATAAGCACACCAAAACCATGACACATTGTAATACCTGATAAATGGTGTAGGATTGCTGAACTCCCACCGGACAACATTGCACCACTGATTTAGCTTCAATGGCAAATCACGGTGTCCTCTGATCCACTTAGCAAAATAAGGATACATAACAGTCTCACTTGTTGGACGAATTGCTATTGGCACTTCCAAGTCAGACTTTCCAGACTTTGTGACCCATGCAACCTATTTATCAAAATTAAAGCATGAAAAGAGAGGTAGTATAAAACAAATA
It encodes the following:
- the LOC103452606 gene encoding uncharacterized protein isoform X1, which codes for MALDDDDWDLSAEEFDSLERDAFQKLTQQRVNSASTCSSSSSSYPSFDLFQVPQSFPNNYNSNCSFQSSPAKPISNSLPNKVAPLSPGTRVLPPSVPCKVNLEGERLKELPKITVKFFLHASGNIAAKFPYDQAVVGAVRKIPKATWYAKERLWMFPIPSLSSAEKVLHETSGVNIEVENLDPLVHRAIAAASVVPDLRDQYDRIPRCIESKLLAFQREGVRFILQHGGRALLADEMGLGKTLQAIAVASCVRDCWPVLIITPSSLRLQWASMIQQWLNIPSSDILVVLTQCGGTNKSGFTIVSSNAKGTIHLDGLFNIISYDVVPKIQNLLMASEFKVVIADESHFLKNAQAKRTSASLPVIKRAQYAILLSGTPALSRPIELFKQLEALYPDVYKSVHEYGNRYCKGGTFGLYQGACNHEELHNLMKATVMIRRLKNDVLSELPVKRRQQVFLDLAEKDMKQINAFFRELEVVKGKIKACQSKEEVDSLKFTEKNLMNKIYTDSAEAKIPTVLDYLGTVMEAGCKFLVFAHHQSMIDSIYQFLLKKKVGCIRIDGSIPTVARQAYVTEFQEKDSIKAAVLSIKAGGVGLTLTAASTVIFAELSWTPGDLIQAEDRAHRIGQVSSVNIYYLLANDTVDDIIWDVVQSKLENLGQMLDGHENTMEVAASQPRSSPAKQKLAFSQPGSSPSKQKTPDSYMKRCNSREDPENQPKFKNPRH
- the LOC103452606 gene encoding uncharacterized protein isoform X2, whose protein sequence is MALDDDDWDLSAEEFDSLERDAFQKLTQQRVNSASTCSSSSSSYPSFDLFQVPQSFPNNYNSNCSFQSSPAKPISNSLPNKVAPLSPGTRVLPPSVPCKVNLGERLKELPKITVKFFLHASGNIAAKFPYDQAVVGAVRKIPKATWYAKERLWMFPIPSLSSAEKVLHETSGVNIEVENLDPLVHRAIAAASVVPDLRDQYDRIPRCIESKLLAFQREGVRFILQHGGRALLADEMGLGKTLQAIAVASCVRDCWPVLIITPSSLRLQWASMIQQWLNIPSSDILVVLTQCGGTNKSGFTIVSSNAKGTIHLDGLFNIISYDVVPKIQNLLMASEFKVVIADESHFLKNAQAKRTSASLPVIKRAQYAILLSGTPALSRPIELFKQLEALYPDVYKSVHEYGNRYCKGGTFGLYQGACNHEELHNLMKATVMIRRLKNDVLSELPVKRRQQVFLDLAEKDMKQINAFFRELEVVKGKIKACQSKEEVDSLKFTEKNLMNKIYTDSAEAKIPTVLDYLGTVMEAGCKFLVFAHHQSMIDSIYQFLLKKKVGCIRIDGSIPTVARQAYVTEFQEKDSIKAAVLSIKAGGVGLTLTAASTVIFAELSWTPGDLIQAEDRAHRIGQVSSVNIYYLLANDTVDDIIWDVVQSKLENLGQMLDGHENTMEVAASQPRSSPAKQKLAFSQPGSSPSKQKTPDSYMKRCNSREDPENQPKFKNPRH
- the LOC103452676 gene encoding proline--tRNA ligase, cytoplasmic-like; protein product: MADQGAKKPNAKGGGKKKEVKKETGLGLSKKKDENFGEWYSEVVVNSEMIEYYDISGCYILRPWTIAIWETMQAFFDAEIKKMKIKNCYFPLFVSPGVLEREKDHIEGFAPEVAWVTKSGKSDLEVPIAIRPTSETVMYPYFAKWIRGHRDLPLKLNQWCNVVRWEFSNPTPFIRSREFLWQEGHTAFATKAEADVEVLEILELYRRIYEEYMAVPVVKGKKSENEKFAGGLYTTSVEAFIPNTGRGVQGATSHCLGQNFAKMFEINFENENREKGMVWQNSWAYSTRTIGVMVMVHGDDKGLVLPPKVAAIQAIVVPVPYKNTPMEEIYDACSKTVDTLTKAGIRAEADISDNQTPGWKYSHWEMKGVPLRIEIGPKDLEKNQVRVVRRDNSAKEDIPVSNLVEQVQDILVKIHENLFNVAKEKRDASIKVAKTWEEFMEALNQKKMILAPWCDEQAVEEEVKKRTKGEIGAAKSLCTPFEQPELPEGTLCFASGKPAKKWTYWGRSY